The following are encoded together in the Bacillus sp. V2I10 genome:
- a CDS encoding CAP domain-containing protein, whose product MKKSIVLSVAAAATIFTFNAGGPSADAAAPQQSNMQVKAYQIAGQNCNLNQTQTQDLLKNINNPELQKMIEQQLSQFKAQQGQAAAPAPQQEQQAEAQQAPKQEAAPAAPAKPEASNQEAPKQEQTQAAVSEFEKKVVELTNAEREKQGLKPLQLDEELSKVAKEKSKDMQSKNYFDHNSPTYGSPFDMMKKFGVQYSTAGENIAKGQASPEEVVQAWMNSEGHRKNIMNSSFTHIGVGHVAEGNYWTQMFIGK is encoded by the coding sequence ATGAAGAAATCTATCGTACTTTCAGTTGCGGCAGCAGCTACTATTTTTACATTTAATGCTGGGGGCCCATCAGCAGATGCAGCAGCTCCACAGCAATCAAATATGCAGGTCAAAGCTTACCAAATTGCTGGTCAAAACTGCAATTTAAATCAAACACAAACACAGGATCTATTAAAGAACATCAACAATCCTGAGCTTCAAAAAATGATTGAGCAGCAATTAAGCCAATTTAAAGCACAGCAAGGTCAGGCAGCAGCTCCAGCACCACAGCAAGAGCAACAAGCAGAAGCTCAACAAGCTCCAAAACAAGAAGCAGCACCAGCAGCACCTGCAAAGCCAGAAGCTTCTAATCAAGAAGCTCCAAAGCAAGAGCAAACACAGGCAGCTGTAAGTGAATTTGAGAAAAAAGTTGTTGAATTAACAAATGCAGAGCGTGAAAAGCAAGGCTTAAAACCACTTCAATTAGATGAAGAATTAAGCAAAGTGGCTAAAGAAAAATCAAAAGACATGCAAAGCAAGAACTATTTTGACCACAACAGCCCAACTTACGGATCTCCATTTGATATGATGAAGAAGTTCGGCGTTCAGTACAGCACAGCTGGCGAAAACATTGCTAAAGGACAAGCTTCTCCTGAAGAAGTAGTACAAGCATGGATGAACTCTGAAGGCCACCGTAAAAACATCATGAACTCAAGCTTCACTCACATTGGTGTAGGCCATGTAGCTGAAGGCAACTACTGGACTCAAATGTTCATCGGTAAATAA